From Candidatus Alcyoniella australis, one genomic window encodes:
- a CDS encoding SDR family oxidoreductase: MDLGLSERHALVCAASKGLGAACAAQLAAEGAKLTICARNVEQLERTAAQIREQTGVEVLAVQADLTKADQRERLLEAAREGLGPIEMLVLNGGGPPPGTATQFTAEEYARAANQLLTANADLALQCVPQMRERGWGRIVAITSIAVKQPVPNLALSNAGRAGLTGFLKSLAAEVAAQGITVNAVCPGVFFTDRIRQLAALAPDAQYQDVDNNTLERLVGGCPSGRMGRPDELAALVAFLCSTRASYITGASISVDGGSHRGLL; encoded by the coding sequence ATGGACCTTGGGCTAAGCGAACGTCATGCGCTGGTATGCGCGGCGAGCAAGGGGCTGGGAGCAGCCTGTGCCGCACAACTGGCGGCCGAGGGCGCCAAGCTGACGATCTGCGCGCGCAACGTCGAGCAGCTCGAGCGCACTGCCGCGCAAATCCGCGAACAGACCGGAGTCGAGGTACTGGCCGTGCAGGCCGACCTGACCAAGGCCGATCAGCGCGAACGCCTGCTCGAGGCGGCGCGCGAGGGTCTGGGCCCGATCGAGATGCTGGTGCTCAACGGCGGCGGGCCGCCGCCGGGCACGGCGACCCAGTTCACGGCCGAGGAGTACGCCCGCGCGGCCAATCAACTGCTGACGGCCAACGCCGATCTGGCCCTGCAATGCGTGCCGCAGATGCGCGAGCGCGGCTGGGGCCGGATAGTGGCCATCACCTCGATTGCGGTCAAGCAGCCGGTTCCCAACCTGGCGCTGTCCAACGCCGGACGCGCCGGTCTGACCGGGTTTCTTAAAAGCCTGGCGGCCGAGGTCGCGGCCCAAGGGATCACGGTCAACGCGGTCTGCCCCGGCGTGTTCTTCACAGACCGCATTCGTCAGCTCGCCGCTCTTGCGCCCGACGCGCAGTACCAGGACGTGGACAATAATACGCTGGAAAGACTGGTCGGCGGCTGTCCCAGCGGACGCATGGGACGTCCGGACGAGCTGGCCGCGCTGGTGGCGTTCCTGTGCTCGACGCGCGCCTCGTACATCACCGGCGCCTCAATCAGCGTGGACGGCGGCAGCCACCGCGGGCTGCTATAG
- a CDS encoding Gfo/Idh/MocA family oxidoreductase, with the protein MDVERLRIGIIGGGRIADMHAPGYLEHPRAEIYAVCDIDQATAERRADQWGASKTYTDYRALLDDPQVHAVEILTPHDLHCQMVCDAAAAGKQISVQKPMAISIEQCDQMIAAANQHGVALKVFENFVFYPPYLRAKELIEQGEIGEVLSVRLRLGSCGGGWQVPLSSWAWRLNAAQCGKGPTVFDDGNHKFSVAYDLLGPPREVSAWIEYSFGHIDAPAMITWDYAQSRAKGVFDCTMMPNCHVKSRYYAADEHLEVAGTRGSLEVTRWTGQLLDEPPLRLFVDGRSVGFEDLRADWLDSFSDSAKHFVDAVLSGKPMHLCGERGREVLRFSLAAYQSSELKRPVLFQEVR; encoded by the coding sequence ATGGACGTAGAGCGACTGAGGATCGGCATCATCGGCGGAGGCCGGATTGCGGACATGCACGCGCCGGGCTATCTGGAGCATCCGCGAGCCGAGATTTACGCGGTGTGCGATATCGACCAGGCCACGGCGGAGCGTCGCGCAGACCAGTGGGGCGCGAGTAAAACTTACACCGACTATCGCGCGCTGCTCGACGATCCGCAGGTCCACGCGGTGGAGATCCTCACTCCCCACGACCTGCACTGCCAGATGGTCTGCGACGCGGCTGCCGCGGGCAAGCAGATCAGCGTGCAAAAGCCGATGGCGATCTCCATCGAACAGTGCGACCAAATGATCGCCGCGGCAAACCAGCACGGTGTGGCGCTCAAGGTCTTTGAGAACTTCGTGTTCTATCCGCCCTATCTGCGAGCCAAGGAGCTGATCGAACAAGGCGAGATCGGCGAGGTGCTCAGCGTGCGGCTGCGGCTGGGCTCGTGCGGCGGCGGTTGGCAGGTGCCGCTCTCGTCCTGGGCCTGGCGGCTCAACGCCGCCCAGTGCGGCAAGGGCCCCACGGTCTTCGACGACGGCAACCACAAGTTCTCCGTGGCCTACGACCTACTGGGTCCGCCGCGCGAGGTCAGCGCCTGGATCGAATACAGCTTTGGGCACATCGACGCACCGGCGATGATCACCTGGGACTATGCCCAGAGCCGTGCCAAGGGCGTGTTCGACTGCACGATGATGCCCAACTGCCACGTCAAGAGCCGCTACTACGCCGCTGACGAACACCTCGAGGTTGCGGGCACCCGCGGCAGCCTCGAAGTCACGCGCTGGACCGGGCAGCTGCTCGACGAGCCGCCGCTGCGGTTATTCGTCGACGGACGCAGCGTGGGGTTTGAGGATCTACGCGCCGACTGGCTCGACAGCTTCTCGGATTCGGCCAAGCATTTTGTCGACGCGGTGCTTAGCGGTAAGCCAATGCATTTGTGCGGCGAGCGCGGACGCGAGGTGTTGCGCTTCAGTCTGGCGGCCTACCAAAGTTCAGAGCTTAAGCGCCCGGTGTTGTTCCAGGAGGTGCGATGA
- a CDS encoding Gfo/Idh/MocA family oxidoreductase: MVTRRPRVGLIGCCGEAEQLARAYVRSQHAELIGVADPDRPEAARALADELGIELYEDPLTLQKNAAAIEICLSPQTASDWIEHCVEAQQPCRALYPCAEELGRLQTLVRRCESFDIPALLLFPPLHYPPLIKARQLLRDELLGDVQTLRMRAILGGEGGWWEGGMPRFERPRGSLLLHDKLFDMLPLALLFIGSIEQMRARIEPPDASGAQSCQLSWRYEGGQGHGVFEALRAPQMFVKSWDEPMVEELELSGTDGYLWLHRMRGMGRDRPALETYVHTTLCAHGGKLPLQWSTVYDRAVRAFAESLGSKRHKQTQGASLGLAVQALELVLELSRS, encoded by the coding sequence ATGGTGACCCGGCGGCCGCGCGTGGGATTGATCGGCTGCTGCGGCGAGGCCGAGCAACTGGCTCGCGCCTACGTGCGATCCCAGCACGCCGAGCTGATCGGTGTGGCCGACCCGGACCGGCCCGAGGCTGCGCGGGCCCTGGCTGACGAGCTGGGGATCGAGCTTTACGAGGATCCGCTGACCCTGCAAAAAAACGCCGCGGCGATCGAGATCTGCCTCTCGCCGCAGACCGCGTCGGACTGGATCGAGCATTGCGTGGAAGCGCAGCAACCGTGCCGCGCGCTCTACCCTTGTGCCGAGGAGCTCGGGCGTTTGCAGACCCTGGTGCGTCGCTGCGAGTCGTTCGACATCCCGGCGCTGCTGCTGTTCCCGCCGCTGCACTATCCGCCGCTGATCAAGGCCCGCCAACTGTTGCGCGACGAGCTGCTGGGCGACGTACAGACCCTGCGGATGCGCGCGATTCTCGGGGGCGAGGGCGGCTGGTGGGAGGGCGGTATGCCGCGTTTCGAGCGGCCACGCGGCTCGCTGCTGTTGCACGACAAGCTGTTCGACATGCTGCCCTTGGCGCTGCTGTTTATCGGGTCCATCGAGCAGATGCGTGCCCGGATCGAGCCGCCCGACGCATCCGGCGCCCAATCCTGCCAGCTTAGCTGGCGCTACGAGGGCGGGCAGGGCCACGGCGTGTTCGAGGCGTTGCGCGCGCCGCAGATGTTCGTCAAGAGCTGGGATGAGCCGATGGTCGAGGAGCTGGAGCTTTCGGGCACGGATGGTTACCTGTGGCTGCACCGCATGCGCGGTATGGGGCGCGATCGTCCGGCGCTGGAAACCTACGTACACACCACGCTTTGCGCCCACGGCGGCAAGCTGCCGCTGCAATGGAGCACTGTCTACGACCGGGCAGTGCGCGCGTTCGCCGAAAGCCTGGGATCCAAGCGCCATAAGCAGACGCAGGGAGCCTCGCTGGGACTGGCGGTGCAGGCCCTGGAGCTGGTGTTAGAGCTGAGTCGGAGCTGA
- a CDS encoding glycosyltransferase family 2 protein, with protein MSGLDLSVLIPTKEEAGSVGRVVSDAIEACRELGVSYEVLVVDAGSLDHTAEHAAQAGARIVEQRRATYSGAILDGLDAARGQWVLISDADGSHELQLIPRLWQARDRAELVIAARYVPGGSWEMPLSRYVLSRVLNWAFAILLALPLRDSSSGYRLLRRDVVTRYRYFGRNLSIIQEIATVLHINGHRIIELPINFRPRTLGQSKSRVLSFGPSYLRTLLRLMRYRWLGHKGYEPQPRG; from the coding sequence ATGAGCGGCCTGGATTTGTCCGTGCTGATTCCAACCAAGGAGGAAGCGGGCAGCGTGGGCCGAGTTGTGAGCGACGCCATTGAGGCCTGCCGCGAATTGGGCGTGAGCTACGAGGTGCTGGTCGTGGACGCCGGCAGCCTTGACCACACGGCCGAGCACGCCGCGCAGGCCGGGGCGCGGATTGTCGAGCAGCGCCGCGCCACCTACAGCGGAGCGATTCTCGACGGCCTGGATGCCGCGCGGGGCCAATGGGTGCTGATCAGCGACGCGGACGGCTCCCACGAACTGCAGCTGATCCCGCGGCTGTGGCAGGCGCGCGATAGGGCCGAGTTGGTGATCGCCGCGCGCTACGTTCCCGGCGGAAGCTGGGAGATGCCGCTGTCGCGCTATGTGCTCTCGCGCGTGCTCAACTGGGCGTTCGCGATTTTGCTGGCGCTGCCGTTGCGCGACTCGTCCAGCGGCTACCGGCTGCTGCGGCGCGACGTCGTAACCCGCTATCGCTACTTCGGCCGCAACCTGAGTATCATCCAGGAGATCGCAACTGTGTTGCACATCAACGGCCATCGCATCATCGAGCTGCCGATCAACTTCCGGCCGCGGACCCTAGGCCAAAGCAAGTCGCGGGTGCTTAGCTTCGGCCCGTCGTATTTACGGACTCTGCTGCGGCTGATGCGCTACCGCTGGCTGGGACACAAGGGCTACGAGCCCCAGCCGCGGGGATAG
- a CDS encoding glutamine amidotransferase, with amino-acid sequence MPEDAIRVLYAGDGETINYLVTKGMSFYMAGGYQDESMFLIGALAADPAIEVVHIKPGESLETFPRTIEELSTFDVCLLSDIGADTILFYMDRDKVPMGPDRIKLLERWCRQGGGLGMIGGWSSFGGWGGQARWHDTPVERCLPVLIKDGDDRVETVEGIEPQPIDMQHPIIAGLPWDWSEQILYLGYNRFRAKPEARVLAKVGDDPLLVVGQCDQGRSLAYASDCAPHWAGSMLKWPGNPQFWVRCVRWLAGRL; translated from the coding sequence ATGCCCGAGGACGCAATCAGGGTGCTCTACGCCGGGGACGGCGAGACCATCAACTACCTGGTGACCAAAGGGATGAGCTTTTATATGGCCGGCGGGTACCAGGACGAGTCGATGTTTCTGATCGGCGCGCTGGCCGCGGACCCGGCGATCGAGGTGGTGCACATCAAGCCCGGCGAAAGCTTGGAGACCTTCCCGCGCACCATCGAGGAACTCTCGACCTTCGACGTCTGCCTGCTCTCGGACATCGGTGCGGACACGATCCTGTTCTACATGGATCGCGACAAAGTGCCGATGGGCCCCGACCGGATCAAGCTGCTCGAGCGCTGGTGTCGCCAAGGCGGCGGACTGGGGATGATCGGCGGCTGGTCGAGCTTCGGCGGCTGGGGCGGACAGGCGCGCTGGCACGACACGCCGGTGGAGCGCTGTTTGCCGGTATTGATCAAGGACGGCGACGACCGCGTGGAGACCGTGGAGGGGATCGAGCCGCAACCGATCGACATGCAGCATCCGATCATCGCCGGTTTGCCCTGGGACTGGTCCGAGCAGATCCTCTATCTGGGGTACAACCGTTTTCGCGCCAAGCCCGAGGCGCGGGTGCTGGCAAAAGTCGGCGACGACCCGCTGCTGGTGGTCGGGCAATGCGATCAGGGCCGCAGCCTGGCCTATGCCAGCGACTGCGCGCCGCACTGGGCGGGCAGCATGCTCAAATGGCCGGGCAATCCGCAGTTCTGGGTGCGCTGTGTGCGCTGGCTGGCCGGCAGGCTGTGA
- a CDS encoding GNAT family N-acetyltransferase, producing MPDQAQSNIKIVPARRRDLDTVLQMVLTLVRELEPLNRMEPLLPNHHRIGERYIRRVIEDDRHNFLLAVDDERSVGLSEFRVRQSIEPAAPLVYGYITWFYVHPDFRQLGVGRRLLDATRRRLRQLGAQQMRLGALALNQGAVEFWRRMGFDPGVITMFNKLD from the coding sequence ATGCCCGACCAGGCGCAATCCAACATTAAAATCGTCCCGGCCAGACGCCGCGACCTGGATACGGTACTGCAAATGGTGCTGACGCTGGTGCGCGAGCTCGAGCCGCTGAACCGCATGGAGCCGCTGCTGCCCAATCATCACCGAATCGGCGAACGCTATATCAGGCGCGTGATCGAGGACGATCGCCACAACTTCCTGCTGGCGGTCGACGATGAACGAAGCGTCGGCCTCTCCGAATTCCGCGTGCGTCAATCCATTGAGCCGGCCGCGCCGCTGGTCTACGGCTACATCACCTGGTTCTACGTGCATCCCGACTTTCGCCAACTCGGCGTGGGACGTCGACTGCTCGATGCCACCCGGCGACGGCTGCGGCAGCTCGGCGCGCAACAGATGCGCCTGGGCGCCCTGGCGCTCAACCAAGGCGCCGTGGAGTTCTGGCGCCGCATGGGCTTTGATCCGGGCGTGATCACCATGTTCAACAAACTCGATTGA
- a CDS encoding glycerophosphodiester phosphodiesterase family protein: MRFIQLMILLAATALLCVPAMAAADGPPLNIGHRGTGSNGLGNPFPENTIPSFEQAFAEGADMIELDVTLSFDGQVVVIHDDTLDRTTDCSGCVDALTLEQIQLCDAAVGTPLEGSGVTVPTLYEVFDAIGDLGLVNVEIKSGSCSGIPAADLAAAVDQVLGDVDAPAGTIISCFSAGVLSQMELLDPEHFTGLLFNELDNGPSIEQAHDLGFDAVHPFHLTLNADQVTWAHSMDLSVNPWTIDDRLRMEALFGMDVDGIITDAPDLLAAAIDDWPWPPADDDDDDDDIDDDDDIDDDDAGDDDDAPVGDDDDDDDSGCCG, encoded by the coding sequence ATGCGTTTTATTCAATTGATGATTCTCCTGGCCGCGACAGCGTTGCTTTGCGTTCCGGCGATGGCCGCGGCCGACGGTCCGCCGCTGAACATCGGCCATCGCGGCACCGGGTCCAACGGCCTGGGCAATCCCTTTCCCGAGAACACGATCCCGAGCTTCGAGCAGGCGTTCGCCGAGGGCGCGGACATGATCGAGCTCGACGTGACCCTCAGCTTTGATGGCCAGGTGGTGGTGATTCACGACGACACGTTGGACCGCACAACCGATTGCAGCGGCTGTGTGGATGCGCTGACCCTTGAGCAGATCCAGCTGTGCGACGCTGCCGTGGGCACACCGCTGGAGGGCAGCGGCGTGACCGTGCCCACGTTGTATGAGGTGTTCGACGCGATCGGCGACCTGGGCCTGGTCAACGTTGAAATAAAATCCGGCTCGTGCAGCGGGATTCCCGCGGCCGACCTGGCCGCTGCCGTGGACCAGGTGCTCGGCGATGTGGACGCGCCCGCGGGCACGATCATCTCCTGCTTCAGCGCCGGTGTGCTTAGTCAGATGGAGCTGCTCGATCCCGAGCATTTTACCGGCCTGCTGTTCAACGAGCTGGACAACGGCCCGTCCATTGAGCAGGCCCACGACCTGGGGTTCGACGCGGTGCATCCGTTTCACCTCACGCTCAACGCCGACCAAGTAACCTGGGCCCATTCGATGGACCTCAGCGTCAACCCCTGGACCATCGACGACCGGCTGCGGATGGAGGCGTTGTTTGGCATGGACGTGGACGGGATCATCACCGACGCGCCGGACCTGCTTGCCGCGGCCATCGACGACTGGCCCTGGCCTCCGGCTGACGACGATGACGACGATGACGACATCGACGACGATGACGACATTGATGACGATGATGCGGGCGATGACGACGACGCGCCCGTTGGCGACGACGATGATGACGACGACTCGGGCTGCTGCGGATAA
- the thiL gene encoding thiamine-phosphate kinase — protein MNDSDPPSFSEFQLIELIRRAAGDPGAGVTIGIGDDAAALCLSGELLITVDVMNQDVHLPLELMSHEQMGARAVLAAASDICAMGARPQWIFVGLAVPLDLDAGAALALGQGIVRGCEIVGAHLVGGDLTRGALSISVTVLGRSPEGGAIRRSGAKPGDLIYVGGTLGDACLGLSLMRGEIQSDDPQEAARLKARFCEPHPQLELGALLGEWQLAHALIDVSDGLIQDLGHVAQASDVAMEIDVQFVPRSPLFEQAFVDQPQRLARILGWGEDFRLAFCISPDAAQRLESATAQFDERPVCVGRVLQAGPEGPRVTLLDAQGQPLDLPDGGYRHF, from the coding sequence ATGAACGATTCGGACCCTCCCAGCTTTTCTGAATTCCAACTGATCGAGCTGATCCGCCGTGCGGCCGGGGATCCGGGCGCGGGCGTAACGATCGGCATCGGCGACGACGCCGCAGCGCTGTGCCTAAGCGGCGAGCTGTTGATCACCGTCGACGTGATGAACCAAGACGTACATCTGCCGCTGGAACTGATGAGCCACGAGCAGATGGGCGCTAGGGCCGTGCTGGCCGCGGCGAGCGACATCTGCGCCATGGGCGCGCGGCCGCAATGGATTTTCGTCGGCCTGGCCGTGCCCCTTGATCTCGACGCTGGCGCGGCTTTGGCCCTGGGCCAGGGTATCGTGCGTGGCTGCGAAATCGTCGGCGCGCATCTGGTGGGCGGCGATCTGACGCGTGGCGCGCTGTCGATCAGTGTGACCGTGCTCGGCCGGTCGCCGGAGGGCGGCGCGATCCGGCGCAGTGGCGCAAAGCCGGGCGATCTGATCTACGTCGGCGGCACCCTGGGCGACGCGTGCCTGGGCCTGTCGCTGATGCGCGGCGAGATTCAATCCGACGATCCGCAAGAGGCCGCGCGGCTCAAGGCGCGCTTCTGCGAGCCGCACCCCCAGCTCGAGCTCGGCGCACTGCTTGGCGAGTGGCAACTGGCCCACGCCCTAATCGACGTGTCCGACGGGCTGATCCAGGACCTGGGGCACGTGGCCCAGGCTTCGGACGTTGCGATGGAGATCGACGTGCAGTTCGTGCCGCGCTCGCCGCTGTTCGAGCAGGCCTTTGTTGACCAACCCCAGCGCCTGGCGCGGATACTGGGCTGGGGCGAGGATTTTCGCCTGGCGTTCTGCATATCCCCGGACGCGGCGCAGCGTCTCGAATCGGCCACGGCGCAGTTTGACGAGCGCCCGGTTTGCGTGGGTCGAGTGCTCCAGGCCGGACCCGAGGGTCCGCGGGTGACGCTGCTCGACGCTCAAGGACAGCCGCTGGATCTGCCCGACGGGGGGTATCGGCACTTCTGA
- a CDS encoding hemolysin family protein: MDHPQIVFRLVLLALLLCCSAFFSGGEVALFSLPQIRVASLRERGGAWEAAARLLDRPRKLLLTLLMGNEFVNVSISAVSGYMLVHMLGFVGYQAVIITAATVLVLGEIVPKTVAFRRPEPYTRLVARPLLLISWLVKPLRLVLEALVDAIVRDDGSQALEPVQRDDLVLMVDQMAQSGELDETESRTIHAILDLENLRVGEIMTPRTDMFTLPLETTAAAALPLVREGKYSRVPVVREDADHVEGILFARDLLSAPPDVRVADLAQVPLFVPELKRADDLLLRFRDERSHMAVVVDEFGGTAGIVTLDDVLEELFGKIPDEFDEREPSPLTQVGPGCWLVDAGMPLDDFSEQTGLEVSCEQFDTVGGWALSLVGHLPDEGERIDVEGLTIWVTAVKGTRIIRLKVESGGCAEQDEQPVEPETEQQP; this comes from the coding sequence ATGGATCATCCGCAGATCGTTTTTCGCCTGGTGCTGCTCGCGTTGCTGCTGTGTTGCTCGGCGTTCTTCTCCGGCGGCGAAGTGGCGCTGTTCTCTTTGCCGCAGATCCGCGTGGCGAGCCTACGCGAGCGCGGCGGGGCGTGGGAGGCGGCGGCCCGGTTGCTCGACCGGCCGCGCAAGCTGCTGCTGACGCTGTTGATGGGCAACGAGTTCGTCAACGTCAGCATCTCCGCGGTCTCGGGCTACATGCTGGTCCACATGCTTGGTTTTGTAGGCTACCAGGCGGTAATCATCACCGCGGCGACCGTGCTGGTGCTGGGCGAGATCGTGCCCAAGACCGTGGCGTTTCGCCGTCCCGAGCCCTATACGCGGCTGGTGGCGCGCCCGCTGCTTTTAATTTCATGGCTGGTCAAGCCGTTGCGTTTGGTGCTCGAGGCGCTGGTCGACGCGATTGTGCGCGACGATGGTTCGCAAGCTTTGGAGCCGGTGCAGCGCGACGACCTGGTGCTGATGGTCGACCAGATGGCGCAGTCCGGCGAGTTGGACGAGACCGAATCGCGCACGATCCACGCGATCCTCGACCTGGAAAATTTGCGCGTGGGCGAGATCATGACCCCGCGCACCGACATGTTCACGCTGCCGCTGGAGACCACGGCTGCCGCGGCGCTGCCGCTGGTGCGCGAGGGCAAGTACTCGCGCGTCCCGGTGGTGCGCGAGGATGCCGACCACGTGGAGGGGATCCTCTTTGCCCGCGACCTGCTGAGCGCGCCGCCCGACGTCAGAGTCGCCGACCTGGCGCAGGTGCCGCTGTTCGTGCCCGAGCTCAAACGCGCCGATGATCTGCTGTTGCGCTTCCGCGACGAGCGCAGCCACATGGCGGTGGTGGTCGACGAGTTCGGCGGCACGGCCGGGATCGTGACCCTCGACGACGTGCTCGAGGAGCTGTTCGGCAAGATTCCCGACGAGTTCGACGAACGCGAGCCCAGCCCGCTGACCCAGGTCGGTCCCGGCTGCTGGCTGGTCGACGCGGGCATGCCGCTCGACGATTTCTCCGAGCAAACCGGTCTGGAAGTGAGCTGCGAGCAGTTCGACACGGTCGGCGGCTGGGCGCTGAGCCTGGTCGGGCATCTGCCCGACGAGGGCGAGCGGATCGACGTCGAGGGTTTGACGATCTGGGTTACGGCGGTCAAGGGCACGCGGATCATCCGGCTCAAGGTCGAGTCCGGCGGCTGTGCCGAGCAGGACGAACAGCCCGTCGAACCCGAGACGGAGCAGCAGCCGTGA